In a genomic window of Epinephelus lanceolatus isolate andai-2023 chromosome 3, ASM4190304v1, whole genome shotgun sequence:
- the LOC117255140 gene encoding D(1) dopamine receptor-like, whose amino-acid sequence MNNTTGLVPVGAGSREELPAHRALTGCILALLIIWTLFGNFTVCAAVCRFRHLRAKVTNIFIVSLALSDLLVAVLVMPWKAVAEVAGFWPFGGFCKTWLACDIMCSTASILNLCVISVDRYWAISSPFLYERSMNRKVASVMIGVTWTVSVVISFVPVRLNWHRAEMDDPAGEDLALHDKSVDGSCDSSLSRTYAISSSLISFYIPVAIMIVTYTRIYRIAQMQIRMISSLERAAVHAQSCRLDAPELYPHLCTEIGASSYQSQIDLHPDSQRSNRELTVSIRKETKVLKTLSIIMGVFVCCWLPFFVLNCALPFCPGPGAPGAQRGPHCVSEKTFDVFVWIGWSNSSLNPVIYAFNADFRDAFLRLLRCRGGGCCAAVSAVVETVMASNEAGHLQQDSPLNVRLAVSCAMTTRGSEDSGNTTVTLFCHGGTSSELVTDTEESNDKDRLTQIPI is encoded by the coding sequence ATGAATAACACAACCGGCTTGGTACCGGTAGGAGCTGGCAGTCGGGAGGAGTTACCGGCGCACCGAGCTTTAACGGGCTGCATCCTGGCGCTGCTTATCATTTGGACGCTTTTCGGCAACTTCACGGTGTGCGCAGCCGTTTGTCGCTTCCGGCACCTGCGCGCCAAAGTAACCAACATCTTCATCGTGTCCCTGGCTCTGTCAGACCTCCTGGTCGCCGTGCTGGTGATGCCGTGGAAAGCTGTGGCTGAGGTGGCTGGTTTCTGGCCGTTTGGAGGGTTCTGTAAGACCTGGCTGGCCTGCGACATCATGTGCTCCACGGCCTCCATCCTCAACCTGTGCGTCATTAGTGTGGACCGATACTGGGCCATCTCCAGCCCTTTTCTCTACGAGAGGAGTATGAACAGGAAAGTAGCGTCTGTTATGATCGGCGTGACCTGGACAGTGTCCGTGGTCATTTCCTTTGTTCCCGTGCGGCTGAACTGGCACCGGGCGGAGATGGATGATCCGGCTGGGGAGGATTTGGCGCTTCACGATAAGAGTGTTGATGGGAGCTGTGACTCCAGCCTGAGCCGCACTTATGCCATCTCCTCGTCCCTCATCAGCTTCTACATCCCCGTGGCTATCATGATAGTCACATATACCCGTATCTACCGGATAGCCCAGATGCAGATCCGGATGATATCCTCCCTGGAGCGGGCGGCGGTGCACGCGCAGAGTTGCCGCTTGGACGCACCTGAACTATATCCTCACCTGTGCACGGAAATCGGTGCCAGCTCATATCAGTCTCAAATCGATCTTCATCCTGATTCTCAGCGCTCTAATCGGGAGCTCACAGTCTCCATCAGAAAAGAGACCAAAGTCCTCAAAACTCTGAGCATCATCATGGGTGTTTTTGTCTGCTGCTGGTTGCCGTTCTTTGTCCTGAACTGCGCTCTGCCCTTCTGTCCCGGACCAGGGGCACCGGGGGCCCAGCGGGGTCCTCACTGCGTCAGCGAGAAAACCTTCGATGTGTTCGTGTGGATCGGCTGGAGCAACTCATCCCTTAACCCAGTCATCTATGCGTTTAACGCGGACTTCAGAGACGCGTTTCTGCGCCTGTTGCGCTGCCGCGGAGGAGGCTGCTGCGCCGCGGTGAGCGCAGTAGTGGAGACGGTGATGGCGAGCAACGAGGCCGGACACCTGCAGCAGGATAGCCCGCTCAACGTGAGGTTGGCCGTCTCCTGTGCCATGACCACCAGGGGAAGCGAGGACAGTGGGAACACAACGGTGACTTTGTTTTGTCACGGTGGGACAAGCTCGGAGCTGGTGACGGACACTGAGGAAAGTAACGACAAAGACAGACTGACGCAGATACCTATATAG